From Odontesthes bonariensis isolate fOdoBon6 chromosome 21, fOdoBon6.hap1, whole genome shotgun sequence, a single genomic window includes:
- the gjc1 gene encoding gap junction gamma-1 protein has translation MSWSFLTRLLEEIHNHSTFVGKLWLTVLIVFRIVLTAVGGESIYYDEQSKFVCNSGQPGCENVCYDAFAPLSHVRFWVFQIILVAMPSLMYMGYAVNKIARLDEAKGGTGAAAVRTGGGGYTQRKPRKICFGARQHRGIEETEEDQEDDPMIYEVPEIEPPKRPRDPLQPTPRPKIRHDGRKRIQDEGLMRVYVLQLVTRTMLEACFLAGQYLLYGFRVTPVFVCSRIPCPHSVDCFVSRPTEKTIFLRIMYGVTILCLTLNVWEMLHLGIGSIYDILRRRRSPPQEDEYQLGLLGTNGGGEGSAGGTGPEVGSEGGVGGDGTADYVGYPFSWNTPSAPPGYNIVVKPEQMPYTDLSNAKMACKQNRANIAQEEQQQFGSNEDNFPTGGEARVALNKDMIQQAHEQLEAAIQAYSQQHRAEEQLGDNQDDKPQSNIIQAQPQPQPQPQKERKHRVRHGKGGSSGGGSSSNSSSSKSGEGKPSVWI, from the coding sequence ATGAGCTGGAGCTTCCTCACGCGGCTGCTGGAGGAGATCCACAACCACTCCACCTTCGTGGGGAAGCTGTGGCTCACCGTGCTCATCGTCTTCCGCATTGTCCTAACTGCCGTTGGGGGAGAGTCCATCTACTACGACGAACAAAGCAAGTTTGTCTGCAACTCAGGCCAGCCAGGTTGCGAGAATGTCTGCTATGACGCTTTTGCTCCTTTGTCTCACGTCCGTTTCTGGGTCTTCCAAATCATCTTGGTGGCAATGCCCTCTCTCATGTACATGGGCTACGCTGTCAACAAGATTGCACGATTAGATGAAGCAAAAGGGGGAACTGGAGCTGCTGCAGTGAGAACTGGAGGAGGTGGCTACACACAAAGAAAACCCAGGAAAATCTGCTTTGGAGCACGACAGCACCGAGGCATTGAGGAGACCGAGGAGGACCAGGAGGATGATCCCATGATCTATGAGGTGCCAGAGATCGAGCCACCAAAAAGGCCACGAGATCCCCTGCAGCCTACACCAAGACCCAAGATCCGGCATGATGGGCGAAAGCGTATCCAGGATGAGGGGCTGATGCGGGTCTACGTTTTGCAGCTGGTGACTCGGACAATGCTAGAGGCATGCTTTCTTGCAGGCCAGTATTTGCTGTACGGCTTCCGTGTGACACCAGTGTTTGTGTGCTCGAGGATACCCTGTCCCCACAGTGTTGACTGCTTTGTCTCACGACCTACAGAGAAAACTATCTTCCTGCGTATCATGTATGGTGTTACTATCCTTTGCCTCACTCTCAATGTTTGGGAGATGCTTCATTTGGGCATTGGTTCCATCTATGACATTCTTCGCCGTCGACGCTCCCCACCTCAAGAAGACGAGTATCAACTGGGCTTGCTGGGCACCAACGGTGGTGGGGAGGGATCTGCTGGGGGAACAGGGCCTGAGGTAGGTTCTGAAGGGGGAGTGGGTGGAGATGGTACTGCAGATTACGTTGGATACCCCTTTTCATGGAACACCCCCTCGGCTCCACCTGGGTACAACATTGTGGTGAAGCCAGAACAGATGCCCTACACGGACCTTAGCAATGCTAAGATGGCATGCAAGCAGAACAGGGCTAACATTGCCCAAGAGGAACAGCAGCAATTTGGTAGCAATGAGGACAATTTCCCCACTGGAGGAGAAGCCCGTGTGGCTCTCAACAAAGACATGATCCAGCAAGCTCATGAGCAACTGGAAGCGGCCATCCAGGCCTACAGTCAGCAGCACCGGGCAGAGGAGCAGCTTGGAGATAACCAGGATGACAAACCCCAGAGTAACATCATCCAGGCCCAAccacagcc